A region of Halalkaliarchaeum desulfuricum DNA encodes the following proteins:
- a CDS encoding DUF402 domain-containing protein, which yields MNVRIRGVYTTALTQLFLDSGFDVVGVSGAIDRRFDEKFPAAGHDVAVETTDDRQGVGVEGDPEAVPAVRDSLVNALGRDTFAWPDPTPRGSVFRGRVTETLGGGAVVDLTVGSAGEGDADTGGPMTTDHLASEGYLPFDNADEHVSVGDELRVQVTSSSPPWANRRPELDTTIRAYGGVAVLERGREGTTVDTYDDRAARELAGMTDLLGLEPPDGWGLKWTHAATDLEMNALSSGLEIAIERADALEQTLSGAGETNQTGSARPEALASPGAGTWLWFGRESRFALDARRRDVTTTMPGHHRIKAGAEPAGSGVDFVEALCEPDGDDEFPFETVTAQFGPHEDEEIRIEHGKPDGRLITLGAGTVTELEPDGTLTVERPMTGRGSYDGLGVAREEGDVAVTKFREGRWWYPTTYRDESGTPKGTYVNVCTPVEIFPETIRYVDLHVDVVRHGDGTVERVDDDELDAAEAAGNVPADLAQKARAVASALENAL from the coding sequence GTGAACGTTCGGATACGGGGGGTTTATACGACGGCCCTGACACAGTTGTTTCTCGATTCGGGGTTCGACGTGGTCGGCGTCTCGGGAGCCATCGATCGGCGATTCGACGAGAAGTTTCCCGCTGCGGGCCACGACGTCGCGGTGGAAACGACTGACGATCGACAGGGCGTCGGCGTCGAGGGTGATCCGGAAGCCGTCCCGGCCGTCCGAGACTCGCTCGTCAACGCGCTGGGTAGGGACACGTTCGCGTGGCCGGATCCGACTCCTCGGGGGTCGGTCTTTCGCGGTCGAGTCACCGAAACCCTCGGCGGTGGCGCAGTCGTCGATCTGACGGTCGGATCCGCCGGCGAGGGCGACGCCGACACCGGCGGGCCGATGACGACCGACCACCTGGCGAGTGAGGGGTATTTGCCGTTCGACAACGCCGACGAACACGTCTCCGTTGGCGACGAATTGCGGGTACAGGTTACGTCGTCGTCACCTCCCTGGGCGAACCGCCGTCCGGAACTGGACACCACGATCCGGGCGTACGGCGGGGTCGCCGTTCTCGAACGGGGGCGGGAGGGAACGACAGTCGACACGTACGACGATCGGGCCGCCAGAGAACTGGCCGGGATGACCGACCTGCTCGGACTCGAGCCGCCGGACGGATGGGGGCTAAAGTGGACCCACGCGGCGACAGACCTGGAAATGAACGCCCTGAGCTCCGGGCTCGAGATCGCCATCGAACGGGCCGACGCGCTCGAGCAGACACTCTCGGGAGCGGGCGAAACGAATCAGACAGGCTCGGCCCGTCCGGAGGCGCTCGCATCGCCCGGGGCCGGAACCTGGCTGTGGTTCGGCCGGGAGTCGCGATTCGCGCTCGATGCCCGCCGCCGGGACGTCACGACGACGATGCCAGGCCACCACCGCATCAAGGCCGGGGCCGAACCAGCCGGATCCGGCGTCGACTTCGTCGAAGCCCTCTGTGAGCCGGACGGCGACGACGAGTTCCCCTTCGAAACAGTCACCGCCCAGTTCGGCCCTCACGAGGACGAGGAGATCCGAATCGAACACGGAAAGCCGGACGGACGGCTCATCACGCTCGGCGCCGGCACCGTGACCGAACTCGAGCCGGACGGGACCCTCACCGTCGAGCGACCCATGACCGGCCGAGGGAGCTACGACGGACTCGGGGTCGCACGCGAGGAGGGCGACGTGGCGGTGACGAAGTTTCGCGAGGGCCGATGGTGGTATCCGACGACCTACCGCGACGAGTCCGGGACGCCGAAAGGAACGTACGTCAACGTCTGTACCCCGGTCGAAATCTTTCCCGAGACGATCCGCTATGTCGACCTCCACGTCGACGTCGTGAGACACGGCGACGGAACCGTCGAACGGGTCGACGACGACGAACTCGACGCGGCCGAGGCGGCCGGCAACGTCCCGGCCGATCTGGCCCAGAAGGCACGCGCGGTGGCGAGTGCCCTCGAAAACGCGCTGTGA
- a CDS encoding WD40/YVTN/BNR-like repeat-containing protein: protein MTTAYVATPDGLLVAEGISSATETAAIRLPGERINCVAASPSAPDRVFAGTFEAGLWRSTDGGETFERVGRAIDPNAVTALGISRHDPDTVWAGTEPSRIYRSTDCGETWTRLDGLADLPSAPHWSFPPRPDTHHVRWIEPAPADPDVWYVGIEAGAFVVTRDGGDTWQDRPPGSRRDNHTIATHPDVPDRVYSAAGDGYAESEDAGRTWEQIHDGLEHRYCWGLAVNPGDPDTVLVSAASTARNAHRRGPSYLYRKRSNDDDTDGGTDEGKWRLLEDVELDVGEGARRPVLASGTEPGVLYAACDDGLYRSVDAGVNWSSRPLPEVTVSEPESAGESVEMGWTGLLEDGPVLGLEIVE, encoded by the coding sequence ATGACCACAGCGTACGTAGCAACCCCCGACGGCCTGCTCGTGGCCGAAGGAATCTCGTCGGCGACGGAAACCGCAGCGATCCGGCTGCCCGGCGAGCGAATCAACTGTGTGGCTGCCTCGCCGTCTGCTCCCGATCGGGTGTTCGCCGGGACCTTCGAGGCCGGACTGTGGCGGTCGACCGACGGCGGAGAGACGTTCGAACGCGTCGGCCGGGCGATCGACCCGAACGCGGTCACTGCCCTGGGGATATCTCGACACGATCCCGACACTGTCTGGGCGGGGACGGAGCCATCCCGGATCTACCGATCCACTGACTGCGGGGAGACGTGGACGCGCCTCGACGGACTCGCCGACCTCCCGTCGGCGCCACACTGGTCGTTTCCGCCGCGACCCGACACCCATCACGTCAGGTGGATCGAACCCGCGCCGGCCGATCCGGACGTCTGGTACGTTGGGATCGAGGCCGGCGCGTTCGTGGTGACCCGGGACGGCGGGGATACCTGGCAGGATCGACCCCCGGGCTCCAGGCGGGACAACCACACGATAGCGACCCATCCGGACGTGCCGGATCGCGTCTACAGCGCCGCCGGGGACGGCTACGCCGAAAGCGAAGACGCCGGTCGGACGTGGGAACAGATTCACGACGGACTCGAACACCGGTACTGCTGGGGATTGGCGGTCAATCCCGGCGATCCGGACACGGTGCTGGTCTCGGCTGCAAGCACCGCTCGGAACGCCCACCGGAGGGGACCGAGCTATCTGTATCGGAAACGTTCGAACGACGACGATACCGACGGCGGAACTGACGAGGGGAAATGGAGGCTACTGGAGGACGTCGAACTCGACGTCGGCGAGGGTGCACGCCGGCCGGTACTGGCGTCGGGAACCGAACCGGGCGTGCTGTACGCCGCCTGCGACGACGGCCTCTACCGGTCCGTCGATGCCGGCGTCAACTGGAGTTCACGTCCCCTGCCAGAAGTGACCGTTTCCGAGCCGGAATCAGCGGGAGAAAGCGTCGAAATGGGATGGACTGGGCTGCTCGAGGACGGCCCCGTATTGGGACTCGAGATCGTGGAATAG
- a CDS encoding geranylgeranyl reductase family protein: protein MYDVAVVGVGPPGARYARRAAEAGYDVLALEKGEIGSPLACSGHVSTDLWEYVPDDAVDRLRQNRIYGADFHVGGAETDGYRFYKREEVSNVIDRVELDRTLADCAREAGADVRDGHTVTDVDERSDRVVLTASVDGDSSDGENPRERRFEARIVAGCDGPTSRIRRTVGLPEPEETLHGVLAFDSEPDHGDYVDVHLTAPRFFAWRIPRGDAGVEYGLAAPPGTDVKTRFDRLVAGYGVETERFCSGAIPIGPPTRTTSDRVFLLGDAAAQTKPFTGGGILYGMTAADIAAETIDPADPSTLSAYERAWREELGREIRLGSLIRRAYSLPEPIQRAGLWALSGEIGVHMDRPTSFFSREHLRRLFS from the coding sequence ATGTACGACGTTGCGGTCGTCGGCGTCGGCCCTCCCGGCGCCCGGTATGCCCGCCGGGCGGCCGAAGCCGGCTACGACGTCCTCGCGTTAGAGAAAGGCGAGATCGGATCGCCGCTTGCCTGTTCTGGACACGTCTCGACGGACCTCTGGGAGTACGTCCCCGACGACGCAGTCGATCGCCTCCGGCAAAACCGGATCTACGGCGCGGATTTCCACGTCGGTGGGGCGGAAACCGACGGGTACAGGTTTTACAAACGCGAGGAGGTTTCAAACGTGATCGACCGGGTCGAACTGGACCGGACGCTCGCGGACTGCGCCAGGGAGGCCGGCGCCGACGTCCGGGACGGCCACACAGTGACTGACGTCGACGAGCGATCGGATCGCGTGGTGCTCACCGCGAGCGTCGACGGAGACAGTTCGGACGGAGAAAACCCACGAGAACGGAGGTTCGAAGCCCGGATCGTCGCCGGCTGTGACGGACCCACTTCGAGAATCCGTCGGACGGTCGGGCTCCCGGAACCGGAGGAGACGCTCCACGGGGTACTCGCGTTCGACTCCGAACCCGACCACGGTGATTACGTCGACGTCCACCTGACGGCACCGAGGTTTTTCGCCTGGCGGATCCCGCGGGGCGACGCCGGCGTCGAGTACGGGCTGGCTGCACCGCCGGGGACCGACGTCAAAACCCGGTTCGATCGACTCGTCGCGGGCTATGGCGTCGAAACCGAGCGGTTCTGTTCGGGTGCGATTCCGATCGGGCCACCCACCCGAACGACGTCAGACCGGGTGTTCCTCCTCGGCGATGCGGCCGCACAGACGAAGCCGTTCACGGGCGGCGGGATACTCTACGGGATGACTGCAGCCGACATCGCAGCCGAGACGATCGATCCGGCGGACCCGTCGACGCTGTCGGCATACGAACGCGCCTGGCGGGAGGAACTCGGACGGGAGATCCGCCTCGGATCCCTCATCCGTCGGGCATATTCGCTACCCGAACCGATTCAGCGGGCGGGACTGTGGGCGCTATCGGGGGAGATCGGCGTCCACATGGACCGACCGACGTCGTTTTTCTCCCGCGAGCACCTCAGACGGCTGTTCTCGTGA
- the ygfZ gene encoding CAF17-like 4Fe-4S cluster assembly/insertion protein YgfZ, translating to MTVVGDLHEEYGATFGERGGTEIAEAYGRPQRAARAVRNVAGTIEMGYGVVTVSGEDRHEFVDDAVSNRVPERDGNGVYALLLDPQGTVQTDIYVYNAGERLLILTPPGRAAPLADDWGGKVFIQDVEIHDATGEFGIFGVHGPQATEKIASVLEGGTPPEEPLSFVRSSMHDTGVTVVATDNPLGEEGYEIICTAADARNVFETLLTRGLNAAPFGYRSWDVLTLEAGTPIFETELRGRVPNVAGVRNALDFEKGCYVGQEVVSKIENRGRPSRRLVGLTPGRIPESAASGSDTPPLSGVPVVADGAAVGEVTRAAPWSTLDRPLALALVDFDAAGDLAIRLEDEDIHAKAASLPFLEGSAPSARVPTYPNG from the coding sequence ATGACGGTCGTCGGGGATCTACACGAGGAGTACGGGGCGACGTTCGGCGAGCGCGGCGGAACCGAGATCGCGGAAGCCTACGGTCGACCCCAGCGCGCGGCTCGTGCAGTCAGGAACGTGGCGGGAACGATCGAAATGGGATATGGCGTCGTCACCGTCTCGGGGGAAGACAGACACGAGTTCGTCGACGACGCGGTTTCGAATCGGGTCCCCGAACGCGACGGCAACGGCGTGTACGCACTTCTGCTCGACCCGCAGGGGACGGTACAGACGGACATATACGTGTACAACGCCGGCGAACGGCTCCTGATACTCACGCCTCCCGGACGCGCGGCTCCACTCGCGGACGACTGGGGTGGAAAGGTGTTCATCCAGGACGTGGAGATCCACGACGCCACCGGGGAGTTCGGAATATTCGGGGTTCACGGCCCCCAGGCGACAGAGAAGATTGCCTCGGTGCTCGAGGGGGGTACGCCGCCCGAGGAGCCGCTGTCGTTTGTCCGGAGTTCGATGCACGATACCGGCGTCACCGTCGTCGCGACGGACAACCCTCTGGGCGAAGAAGGATACGAGATTATCTGTACGGCGGCGGACGCGAGGAACGTGTTCGAAACACTACTCACCAGGGGCCTCAACGCCGCCCCGTTCGGCTATCGTAGCTGGGACGTGCTGACGCTGGAGGCGGGGACGCCGATCTTCGAGACGGAATTACGGGGCCGAGTTCCGAACGTGGCGGGAGTACGCAACGCGCTCGACTTCGAGAAGGGGTGTTACGTGGGACAGGAGGTGGTCTCGAAGATCGAAAACCGCGGTCGACCCAGCCGGCGGCTGGTCGGCCTCACGCCGGGGCGGATTCCGGAGTCGGCGGCTTCGGGATCGGACACCCCGCCGCTGTCCGGTGTTCCGGTCGTCGCAGACGGCGCTGCAGTCGGCGAGGTCACCCGCGCGGCGCCGTGGTCCACGCTGGATCGTCCCCTGGCGCTGGCGCTCGTCGACTTCGACGCCGCCGGCGACCTCGCTATCCGACTCGAAGACGAGGACATTCACGCGAAAGCCGCCTCACTTCCGTTTCTCGAGGGGTCGGCGCCCTCGGCCAGGGTACCGACGTATCCCAACGGGTGA
- a CDS encoding beta-propeller fold lactonase family protein has protein sequence MTDDRLVVLNKDEDSISIVDPDSGETVERVETDFNPHEVEIGPDSEEVYVTCSLGGSLLVLDSDTWEITQRFEHERFDFPHGLALRESADELWLASTYSSRVFVFDVDGEGVELLSVFPTFQDKSHMVAFTPDEETAFVANIGSDNVTAIDADEREIVGDVPVGEGPEGIEVHPDGGLLVANQDDSRLTVVDPETFEEEGQALLGETPIRVVSSPDGRHVFVPNREGNDVSVIDTRHERDEDIRPWEIARIPVGIWPGGTTFEPSGNRAFVANNKTNDVSVLDAGEWVEIERYDVGLHPDGIAYLSR, from the coding sequence ATGACGGACGACCGACTCGTCGTACTCAATAAGGACGAAGACAGCATCTCGATCGTCGATCCAGACTCCGGGGAAACCGTCGAACGGGTCGAGACCGACTTCAACCCACACGAAGTCGAAATCGGTCCGGACAGCGAGGAGGTGTACGTCACCTGTTCGCTCGGCGGGAGCCTCCTCGTGCTCGACTCGGATACCTGGGAGATCACCCAGCGGTTCGAACACGAGCGGTTCGACTTCCCCCACGGGCTGGCCCTCAGGGAGTCTGCCGACGAACTGTGGCTTGCCTCCACCTACAGTTCCCGCGTGTTCGTGTTCGACGTCGATGGGGAGGGCGTCGAGCTGCTCTCTGTTTTCCCGACCTTCCAGGACAAGTCCCACATGGTCGCGTTCACCCCGGACGAGGAGACCGCGTTCGTCGCCAACATCGGCAGCGACAACGTCACCGCGATCGACGCCGACGAGCGGGAGATCGTCGGCGATGTCCCCGTCGGCGAAGGCCCCGAGGGAATCGAAGTCCACCCCGACGGCGGGCTGCTCGTGGCCAATCAGGACGACTCGCGACTCACGGTCGTCGACCCCGAAACGTTCGAAGAGGAAGGGCAGGCGCTGCTGGGCGAAACGCCGATCAGGGTCGTCTCCTCGCCCGACGGTCGCCACGTCTTCGTGCCGAACCGCGAGGGCAACGACGTAAGCGTCATCGACACCCGACACGAACGTGACGAGGACATCCGGCCGTGGGAGATTGCACGCATCCCCGTTGGCATCTGGCCCGGCGGGACGACCTTCGAGCCGTCGGGGAACCGTGCCTTCGTCGCGAACAACAAAACGAACGACGTGAGTGTTCTCGACGCCGGCGAGTGGGTGGAGATCGAGAGGTACGACGTCGGTCTCCATCCCGACGGAATCGCCTACCTCTCGCGGTGA
- a CDS encoding MATE family efflux transporter produces the protein MTDPASPGDDESDEPDETPSGTPSDEPSTSSRENSPESSPDESSCKAAASEGDDGDEDPRDSITEGSLLRPLFRLAWPILVIQLLQVTYNVVDTLYLGRLSAEAVGALSLAFPLIFLLIAVAGGFTTAGAILVAQYTGAKGDRSAGLVAGQTITTVAALSVVIGIGGYFYTRPALELLPSDPDTAATVIPLAADYMEVIFLGIPLMFGFFVFSALLRGYGDTRTPMFVMVVSVFINVVLDPFLIFGFQNNPIFVWLDATPVVGTIDFAAMETATYAATGFVGFGIQGAALATIVARGVATAIGLWLLFSTSVGPAVRFTHLSPDIGFISDIFRLGLPSSVEQTASALAMITLTAMVVTFSPPVVAAYGLGNRLISLVFLPAMGLGRAIDTMVGQNLGADRADRAARAVRVAAATGAGVMLLVAVVAVAFTEPIVSVFLGDVPDAPETIRHGVEYVRIRSVEFAFIGVAQVILGAFRGAGNTKTAMTISLISLWAGRVACVFYLVFVAGWGATGIWVGMTVGHIISAVLGVVWFSRGTWTEKYIDEPDPVDPPSPTED, from the coding sequence GTGACAGACCCCGCATCGCCGGGGGACGACGAGTCAGACGAGCCCGACGAAACGCCCTCCGGAACGCCTTCCGACGAGCCGTCCACGAGTTCCCGAGAGAACTCTCCCGAGAGTTCGCCCGACGAAAGCAGCTGCAAGGCTGCGGCTTCCGAGGGCGATGACGGTGACGAGGACCCCCGAGACTCGATCACCGAGGGGAGCCTCCTCCGGCCGCTGTTCCGGCTGGCGTGGCCGATCTTGGTCATCCAGCTGCTGCAGGTGACGTACAACGTCGTCGACACCCTGTATCTCGGCCGCCTGTCGGCGGAGGCAGTGGGGGCGCTCAGCCTGGCGTTCCCGCTGATCTTCCTGTTGATCGCGGTCGCCGGCGGGTTCACCACCGCGGGGGCGATATTGGTGGCCCAGTACACCGGCGCGAAAGGCGATCGATCCGCTGGTCTGGTCGCCGGCCAGACGATCACGACTGTCGCCGCACTCTCCGTCGTCATCGGGATCGGCGGGTACTTTTACACGCGGCCGGCGCTGGAACTGCTGCCGAGCGATCCCGACACGGCCGCGACGGTGATCCCGCTTGCGGCCGACTACATGGAGGTCATCTTCCTGGGGATCCCGCTGATGTTCGGCTTCTTCGTGTTCAGCGCGCTACTGCGGGGGTACGGCGATACCCGAACGCCGATGTTCGTGATGGTGGTGTCGGTCTTTATCAACGTCGTTCTGGATCCGTTCTTGATCTTCGGGTTCCAGAACAACCCGATATTCGTCTGGCTCGACGCGACCCCGGTCGTCGGGACGATCGACTTCGCGGCCATGGAGACGGCGACGTACGCCGCGACGGGGTTCGTCGGCTTCGGCATCCAGGGGGCGGCGCTCGCGACGATCGTCGCCCGCGGTGTCGCGACGGCGATCGGACTGTGGCTGCTGTTTTCGACGTCCGTCGGGCCCGCCGTCAGGTTCACTCACCTCTCGCCGGATATCGGGTTCATCTCCGACATCTTCCGGCTCGGGCTGCCCAGTAGCGTCGAGCAGACCGCGAGCGCGCTGGCGATGATCACGCTCACCGCGATGGTGGTGACGTTCTCCCCGCCGGTGGTGGCCGCCTACGGGCTCGGAAATCGGCTGATTTCGCTTGTGTTCCTTCCGGCGATGGGACTCGGCCGGGCGATCGACACGATGGTCGGACAGAACCTCGGCGCCGACCGTGCCGATCGGGCCGCCAGGGCGGTTCGGGTGGCTGCAGCCACCGGCGCCGGCGTGATGCTCCTTGTCGCCGTCGTCGCGGTGGCGTTTACCGAACCGATCGTGTCGGTGTTCCTCGGCGACGTGCCGGACGCCCCCGAAACGATCCGTCACGGCGTCGAGTACGTCAGAATACGCTCCGTCGAGTTCGCGTTCATCGGGGTGGCACAGGTGATCCTCGGTGCGTTCCGGGGTGCCGGAAACACGAAGACTGCGATGACCATCTCGCTGATCTCCCTGTGGGCCGGACGGGTGGCGTGCGTCTTCTATCTGGTGTTCGTGGCCGGCTGGGGCGCGACCGGGATCTGGGTCGGAATGACTGTCGGACACATCATAAGCGCCGTGCTCGGCGTTGTCTGGTTCTCCCGGGGGACCTGGACGGAGAAGTACATCGACGAACCGGACCCCGTCGACCCGCCCAGCCCGACCGAAGACTGA
- a CDS encoding DUF1405 domain-containing protein, with product MGRVIPERWAADLGTPSTLVWLLLVNAVAFLVGVEFYLERLGEVPTILWPLYADSPTAIALATLALATLLPNLGRHPNQLSRNRPLSYLHTFAFVWLVKFGLWTFVALTLRPELYLFAPGALWDYWGIVITHFLFVAEAFLFPHAAATTPGALGSALVLLLANDVFDYVFGYHPPLEYEPGVALPVISVGLSVFAVALAWWAFEPLSEQSSPPAS from the coding sequence ATGGGTCGGGTCATCCCGGAGCGCTGGGCGGCAGATCTGGGAACGCCGTCCACCCTGGTCTGGCTCCTCCTCGTCAACGCCGTCGCGTTCCTCGTCGGCGTGGAGTTTTACCTCGAGAGGTTGGGGGAAGTGCCGACGATCCTGTGGCCGCTGTACGCCGACTCCCCGACGGCGATCGCCCTGGCGACGCTCGCGCTGGCGACGCTTCTGCCCAACCTCGGTCGGCACCCGAACCAGCTATCGAGAAACCGGCCGCTTTCGTATCTCCACACCTTCGCGTTCGTCTGGCTCGTGAAGTTCGGGCTCTGGACGTTCGTCGCCCTCACGCTCCGTCCGGAACTGTACCTCTTCGCCCCGGGGGCACTATGGGACTACTGGGGGATCGTGATCACCCACTTCCTGTTCGTCGCGGAGGCGTTCCTGTTTCCCCACGCGGCAGCCACGACGCCGGGGGCGCTCGGATCGGCACTGGTATTGCTTCTGGCCAACGACGTGTTCGATTACGTTTTCGGATACCATCCACCCCTCGAGTACGAACCGGGGGTTGCGCTGCCGGTGATCTCGGTCGGACTCTCCGTTTTCGCGGTCGCCCTCGCGTGGTGGGCGTTCGAACCCCTCTCCGAGCAGTCGTCACCGCCCGCGTCGTGA
- a CDS encoding DUF7542 family protein, translating into MSTRAIVWCPRCGFEETFDSLSAAREWIDDHERETGHDPSWEIGGMAHGVERAGAAAGVCGIPGSDDDLDAE; encoded by the coding sequence ATGTCGACACGAGCGATCGTATGGTGTCCTCGGTGTGGTTTCGAGGAGACGTTCGACTCGCTTTCGGCCGCCAGGGAGTGGATCGACGACCACGAACGCGAAACCGGCCACGACCCGTCCTGGGAGATCGGCGGGATGGCGCATGGCGTCGAACGGGCAGGGGCCGCGGCCGGTGTGTGCGGGATTCCGGGGTCGGACGACGATCTCGACGCCGAGTAG
- a CDS encoding inorganic phosphate transporter — translation MIDPLLAIGLLVACFVAYNIGGATTGPAFGPAVGAGVLPKAAAGGLMSVFFFLGAFTIGRNVVDTLGEDLVHDPAVFTLEASIVVLFFIGGALLLGNITGAPSSTSMTAVGAIAGLALSRGVLDFAVIGEILAWWIISPVIGFWMAVMIGRYLYDELDRIIAIEQSEGPLVTLDREATIPRPVPGENTSRRELLGTAVVVGIGCMMAFSSGASNIANAIAPLVGSGAIAMNPGIVIGSVAVAVGALTIARRTMETLGNDITELPLTAAIIVAVLSSAIVIALSAIGIPASFVIIATVCIVGLGWGRSTDRIPIRDAVRGNTTPQVSVGALSADAGAPTVGDPAIDGDVPEPREPDSDDVETPPATNELFDPETTVRVILMQNVVPIVATVGSYLTFLLI, via the coding sequence GTGATCGATCCGTTGCTCGCGATCGGACTCCTCGTGGCATGTTTCGTCGCCTACAACATCGGCGGGGCGACAACTGGCCCGGCGTTCGGGCCGGCGGTCGGTGCCGGCGTGCTCCCCAAAGCGGCAGCCGGTGGACTGATGTCGGTGTTTTTCTTCCTCGGAGCGTTTACTATCGGCCGCAACGTCGTCGACACCCTCGGCGAGGATCTCGTCCACGATCCGGCCGTGTTCACGCTGGAGGCGAGTATCGTGGTGTTGTTCTTCATCGGGGGCGCGCTGCTCCTCGGGAATATCACCGGGGCGCCGTCGTCGACATCGATGACAGCTGTCGGAGCCATCGCCGGACTCGCCCTGTCCCGTGGCGTCCTGGACTTCGCCGTGATCGGCGAGATCCTGGCGTGGTGGATCATCTCTCCGGTGATCGGCTTCTGGATGGCGGTAATGATCGGCCGGTATCTGTACGACGAACTCGACCGGATCATCGCCATCGAACAAAGCGAGGGGCCGCTCGTGACTCTCGACCGCGAAGCGACGATCCCGCGACCCGTCCCGGGGGAAAACACGAGTCGACGAGAGCTGCTCGGTACCGCAGTCGTCGTCGGCATCGGTTGTATGATGGCGTTTAGCTCCGGGGCGAGCAACATCGCGAACGCGATCGCCCCCCTCGTTGGGAGCGGAGCGATCGCGATGAATCCCGGCATCGTGATCGGCTCGGTGGCCGTTGCCGTCGGCGCGCTCACGATTGCCCGGCGCACGATGGAGACGCTGGGCAACGATATCACCGAGCTTCCGCTCACCGCCGCCATTATCGTGGCCGTGTTGAGTTCCGCCATCGTCATCGCCCTGTCGGCAATCGGGATTCCGGCCAGTTTCGTCATCATCGCCACCGTCTGCATCGTCGGACTCGGCTGGGGCCGCTCGACCGACCGGATCCCGATCCGGGACGCGGTCCGTGGAAACACGACACCGCAGGTGTCGGTCGGTGCGCTCTCGGCGGACGCAGGTGCGCCGACGGTCGGTGATCCGGCCATCGACGGTGACGTCCCGGAGCCACGAGAACCCGATTCCGACGACGTCGAGACGCCCCCGGCGACCAACGAACTGTTCGATCCGGAGACGACAGTCAGGGTGATCCTGATGCAAAACGTCGTTCCGATCGTCGCTACCGTCGGATCGTATCTCACGTTCCTCCTGATATGA
- a CDS encoding CehA/McbA family metallohydrolase, which produces MTTLRIDLHVHSDDSYDGHEPIDLILEHAADIGLDAVVVTDHDVMGESIRAAELAPEYGLVGIPGVEVSTAHGHLLAVGVDQMPPHRKPFDETVAWIRDHGGVAVVPHPFQRSRHGVRRRYVGDCDAIEVFNAWLFTGYRNRRARQFAVEHGYPGVAASDAHTLEYVGRAFSEIDVGDVSREAVTSEHVLEAIRDGETSVRGRRAPIPMASKHYAIAAARKSAYYSKKSVKTSATYAKASAIKTASAAKLGAIRGRHGLSRIVSLFE; this is translated from the coding sequence GTGACGACGCTCCGGATCGACCTCCACGTGCACTCGGATGACTCCTACGACGGCCACGAGCCAATTGATCTCATTCTCGAACACGCCGCCGATATCGGACTCGACGCCGTGGTCGTGACCGATCACGACGTGATGGGAGAGTCGATTCGGGCCGCCGAACTGGCTCCCGAGTACGGTCTGGTAGGGATTCCGGGCGTGGAGGTGTCGACCGCCCACGGTCATCTGCTCGCGGTCGGGGTCGATCAGATGCCGCCACACCGGAAGCCGTTCGACGAGACGGTCGCCTGGATCCGCGACCACGGTGGGGTCGCGGTCGTCCCGCATCCGTTCCAGCGGTCCCGACACGGCGTTCGACGGCGCTACGTCGGCGACTGCGACGCCATCGAGGTGTTCAACGCCTGGCTGTTCACCGGCTACCGGAACCGGCGGGCCCGCCAGTTCGCCGTCGAACACGGCTACCCCGGCGTCGCCGCCAGCGACGCCCACACCCTCGAATACGTCGGGCGGGCGTTCAGCGAGATCGACGTCGGCGACGTCTCCCGGGAGGCGGTGACCAGCGAACACGTTCTCGAGGCGATCCGGGACGGGGAGACCAGCGTCCGGGGGCGCCGTGCCCCGATCCCGATGGCCAGCAAGCATTACGCGATCGCCGCCGCGCGCAAGAGCGCCTACTACAGCAAAAAAAGCGTGAAAACCAGCGCGACCTACGCGAAGGCCAGTGCCATCAAAACGGCGTCGGCTGCAAAACTCGGCGCGATCCGGGGGCGCCACGGACTTTCGCGCATCGTGTCTCTGTTCGAGTGA